A genomic region of Plasmodium vivax chromosome 1, whole genome shotgun sequence contains the following coding sequences:
- a CDS encoding kinesin, putative (encoded by transcript PVX_088220A) — translation MHKRAYSESGALSKIAQRGERERGLPSESNGLPSQTNGLPSQTNGLPSQTNGLPTESNDLHSDPNARTHKLESVVVRIKKLEESERPTLHADPKDKTVLYFEKDFEIEQYHFDMVFGTNDDNETVFREIGGHTIVKNVCRGFKETIIAYGQTGSGKTYTLFGSNGELGIVHHFLHHLYRVKCGGVRKKTIYLSLYEVVGDKLIDLMTNVSERNAQFYTQEFFLKTVRHSYKVVKIASFEMAKKLIDAACLMRHVEATSQNRRSSRSHAIIQLFVNISDLTHHDGMETTRDYYGVLTFVDLVGCEREEFNTQASQNRSEQTSAKFLNSSLTSLNKMLRKMQMGNLDESDKRQSVLCKVLFNYIKKTCGVCLIFCFNPRQCQKSLTSSTLIMASDCRKIKSKRKQLIYVKTENRDHFFKGMTHGGSPQPRRSEGGSSKETSPGKGAPSKGTAIGTPITTANYNATRSDAMMVVVHPDAHILTLRKGQEKQEALKQLVSELIGIKEEEEKEREKEMRQLQSDVDRLTKECSHWKRQAHHYHHKLRELHRNYKNIRELLYNTLHSGGNDISVGTFGASSSCLSLGQPDEDISSPPLGGDIPIKENEPVRKETLFWGEKEISERKEPLRKGDIQTGGITSNEKKISSVLSSQASNRSGLSKGEGSFNGPNQRRREENSGGYSHHLQNGGHLEANASVRRRDNKEGGTQRQGSYVTVGASSPTYTQQGYNQEDDLHQYADARNYERAFIKGNSSAKVPTGGGTQVEPKRDVRNAHQITIDSLTNKIRNRILKSRSLSTAG, via the exons ATGCACAAGCGGGCCTACAGCGAGTCGGGGGCCCTGTCGAAGATCGCGCAGA GAGGCGAACGAGAGAGGGGCCTACCTAGCGAGTCGAACGGTTTGCCTAGCCAGACGAACGGTTTACCTAGCCAGACGAACGGTTTACCTAGCCAGACGAACGGTTTACCTACCGAGTCGAATGACCTACATAGCGACCCGAACGCGCGCACGCACAAGCTCGAAAGCGTCGTCGTGAGGATAAAAAAGCTGGAAGAGAGCGAAAGACCCACCTTGCACGCGGACCCAAAAGACAAAACGGTGCTCTACTTCGAAAAGGACTTCGAAATCGAGCAGTACCATTTTGATATGGTATTTGGCACAAACGATGATAATGAAACGGTTTTTCGGGAGATTGGGGGACACACGATTGTTAAGAACGTCTGTAGAGGATTTAAAGAAACGATTATTGCCTATGGGCAGACAGGTAGCGGGAAAACATATACCCTCTTCGGGTCGAATGGAGAGCTAGGGATCGTTCATCACTTCTTGCATCACTTATATAGAGTGAAATGCGGAGgggtgaggaagaaaacgaTTTACTTGAGCTTATATGAGGTGGTTGGGGACAAGCTAATCGACCTCATGACGAATGTGAGCGAGAGGAACGCTCAGTTCTACACGCAGGAATTCTTTTTGAAGACGGTGCGGCACTCCTACAAGGTGGTGAAGATTGCCAGCTTCGAGATGGCCAAGAAGCTCATCGACGCCGCCTGCCTCATGCGCCACGTGGAGGCCACCTCCCAGAACCGCAG GTCGAGCCGTTCCCACGCCATCATCCAGCTGTTCGTAAACATCTCCGATTTGACCCACCACGACGGCATGGAGACCACCCGGGACTACTACGGCGTCCTCACCTTCGTAGATCTGGTGGGGTGCGAGCGGGAGGAATTCAACACGCAGGCCAGCCAAAACAGGAGCGAACAGACGTCCGCCAAATTTCTGAACTCATCGCTCACCTCGCTCAACAAGATGCTTCGCAAGATGCAG atgGGCAACCTGGACGAATCGGACAAACGGCAAAGCGTGCTGTGCAAAGTCCTCTTCAACTACATCAAGAAGACCTGCGGCGTGTGCCTCATCTTTTGCTTCAACCCGCGGCAGTGCCAGAAGAGC ctgACCAGCTCCACGCTCATCATGGCCAGCGActgcagaaaaataaaaagcaaaaggaagCAGCTGATTTACGTGAAGACCGAAAACAGAGACCACTTCTTCAAAGGAATGACTCATGGGGGGAGCCCCCAGCCAAGGAGGAGCGAGGGGGGCTCATCAAAGGAGACGTCGCCAGGGAAAGGAGCACCTTCCAAGGGTACCGCTATAGGCACCCCGATCACCACCGCTAACTACAACGCTACCCGCAGCGATGCCATGATGGTGGTCGTCCACCCCGACGCGCACATCCTAACCTTGCGGAAGGGGCAGGAAAAGCAGGAGGCGCTCAAACAGCTGGTGAGCGAGCTGATTGGCataaaagaggaggaagaaaaggagagggaaaaagaGATGCGGCAGCTGCAGAGCGACGTCGACAGGTTAACCAAGGAGTGTTCCCACTGGAAGAGGCAGGCCCATCACTACCACCACAAGTTAAGAGAGCTACATaggaattataaaaatattagagAGTTGCTATATAACACTTTGCATAGTGGTGGCAATGACATATCGGTGGGAACGTTCGGCGCATCCTCTTCGTGCCTTTCTTTGGGTCAGCCAGATGAGGAcatctcctcccccccccttggtggGGATATACCCATAAAGGAGAATGAACCCGTTAGGAAAGAAACTCTCTtctggggggaaaaagaaatctcTGAAAGGAAGGAGCCACTCAGAAAGGGAGATATACAAACGGGGGGCATCACCtccaatgaaaaaaagatttcTAGTGTGTTATCTAGCCAGGCAAGCAACCGGAGTGGCCTCTCCAAGGGGGAGGGTTCTTTTAATGGGCCAAATCAAAGAAGGAGAGAGGAGAACAGCGGTGGCTACTCCCATCACCTGCAGAATGGGGGGCACTTAGAAGCAAACGCGTCGGTAAGGCGGAGAGATAACAAGGAGGGGGGCACACAGAGACAGGGGAGTTACGTAACTGTAGGGGCATCCTCACCCACGTACACACAGCAGGGTTATAACCAAGAGGATGATCTCCACCAATACGCTGACGCGAGGAACTACGAGCGGGCATTCATCAAAGGGAACAGCTCTGCAAAAGTACCAACAGGAGGAGGGACCCAAGTGGAGCCGAAGAGGGACGTCCGGAATGCCCACCAGATTACCATCGACTCGCTCACAAACAAAATACGCAATCGGATTTTGAAGTCCCGGAGCCTCTCCACGGCGGGGTGA